A genomic window from Methanovulcanius yangii includes:
- a CDS encoding CBS domain-containing protein, which yields MKVSEVMTRNPITVAPDTPVAEVSKTMKKNRIGGLPVVEGDNLVGIVTETDILSLLNPPEISDDLWLPSPFEIIEIPIRELMNWEKTKEALSDIGEMPVSEVMTDDVIAIDGDEDIEAAASLMMKEGVARLPVLENGVLAGILTRADIVHGLGSRYNPDESEEE from the coding sequence ATGAAAGTCAGTGAAGTGATGACCCGAAACCCGATCACGGTCGCCCCGGACACGCCGGTCGCCGAGGTCTCAAAGACGATGAAGAAGAACCGTATCGGCGGTCTGCCGGTCGTGGAAGGCGACAACCTCGTGGGGATTGTGACCGAGACGGACATTCTCTCGCTCCTGAATCCTCCGGAGATCAGCGACGATCTCTGGCTTCCCTCCCCCTTCGAGATCATCGAGATTCCCATCCGGGAGCTGATGAACTGGGAGAAGACGAAGGAGGCGCTCTCGGATATCGGGGAAATGCCCGTCTCCGAGGTGATGACCGATGACGTCATCGCCATCGACGGGGACGAGGACATCGAGGCGGCCGCCTCCCTGATGATGAAGGAAGGGGTGGCCCGTCTTCCGGTCCTGGAGAACGGGGTCCTTGCCGGCATCCTCACCCGTGCGGATATCGTCCACGGCCTCGGGTCCCGCTACAACCCGGACGAATCGGAGGAGGAATGA
- a CDS encoding chorismate mutase, giving the protein MTLEALREEIASVDRKIIDLIADRQALAARMAEFKHHEGLPVIDSRQREGVLSRAFDYAVEKNIDPVETRTIFALLIRMSEERQHEFLGEGNLP; this is encoded by the coding sequence ATGACACTTGAGGCGTTACGCGAGGAGATCGCGTCCGTTGACCGAAAAATCATCGACCTCATCGCCGACCGCCAGGCACTCGCTGCCCGGATGGCGGAGTTCAAGCATCATGAAGGGCTGCCGGTGATCGATTCCCGCCAGCGGGAGGGGGTCCTCTCCCGTGCCTTTGACTATGCAGTGGAGAAAAACATCGATCCGGTCGAGACGAGAACCATCTTCGCCCTTCTTATCCGGATGAGCGAGGAACGGCAGCACGAATTTCTTGGGGAGGGCAACCTCCCCTGA
- the argC gene encoding N-acetyl-gamma-glutamyl-phosphate reductase — MEIAIIGASGFTGGELIRLCAGHSSAEVTCATSRKLEGTGVAVTHPHLRGITELRYTNPETGDIDADVAFLAVPHTAAMQYAGGLLERGIKVIDLSADYRLPKDIFETVYGVTHTHYFEAPYGLPELHREEIRGAQFVSNPGCFPTGATLAAAPLAARAATIIYDSKTGVSGAGVNPSATNHFCHVHDNLTAYKWTAHRHLAEMKMEAGRLGSAASVHFTPHLLPVNRGILTTAHILLDDPITQDEAEALYRDFYAGEHFIRLQSPSLAGVRGSNFCDVAIEVEAGGRRVVAVSAIDNLVKGASGQALQNMNIICGLPETDGLGVVPLLP, encoded by the coding sequence ATGGAGATTGCAATCATCGGCGCATCCGGCTTTACGGGCGGGGAGCTCATCCGCCTCTGCGCCGGCCATTCATCTGCGGAGGTGACATGTGCGACCTCGCGAAAACTGGAGGGGACCGGGGTTGCGGTCACCCATCCCCATCTCAGGGGGATCACCGAGCTCAGGTACACGAACCCGGAAACGGGTGATATCGATGCAGACGTCGCATTTCTCGCGGTGCCGCACACCGCGGCGATGCAGTATGCGGGCGGGCTTCTCGAACGCGGGATTAAGGTCATCGACCTCTCGGCCGATTACCGGCTCCCGAAAGACATCTTCGAGACGGTCTACGGCGTCACCCACACCCATTACTTCGAGGCGCCGTACGGCCTGCCGGAACTGCACCGGGAGGAGATCCGGGGAGCACAGTTCGTCTCGAACCCCGGCTGTTTCCCGACGGGGGCGACGCTTGCGGCGGCACCGCTTGCGGCCAGGGCTGCGACCATCATCTACGACTCGAAGACCGGGGTCTCGGGTGCGGGGGTCAACCCTTCGGCTACGAACCATTTCTGCCATGTGCATGACAACCTGACCGCATACAAGTGGACCGCCCACCGCCACCTCGCGGAGATGAAGATGGAGGCGGGACGACTCGGGTCGGCCGCGTCCGTCCATTTCACCCCGCATCTCCTGCCGGTGAACCGCGGCATCCTGACGACGGCACATATATTGCTGGACGACCCGATAACTCAGGACGAGGCAGAGGCGCTCTACCGGGACTTCTATGCAGGCGAGCATTTTATCCGGCTCCAGTCCCCGTCACTCGCCGGGGTTCGCGGGAGCAACTTCTGCGACGTCGCCATCGAGGTCGAGGCAGGCGGCCGCCGTGTCGTCGCCGTCTCGGCGATCGACAATCTCGTGAAGGGAGCGTCCGGCCAGGCACTCCAGAATATGAATATCATCTGCGGCCTGCCCGAGACCGACGGACTGGGGGTCGTTCCCCTTCTCCCGTAG
- a CDS encoding PAS domain S-box protein, with the protein MALSVLIGSVYLVLVTTIMGPVPDVVINAYGRSVVIVAVGVIVSILSLRLSSEKEKYLGLLDDQNDLVAMIESDGTYSFVNAAYCRFFGASADEIIGMSYHEQYPPEESALLDTFFRSLSPSHPSGVMELRARGADGIMRMFQWNVSGHFGEKGKSGSYLCSGRDITSLREMEKALRSSEEKFRALFSHARDGILVNGLNDDLTFDPFFEINRYTLDLFGYEREEMAVMTPLDLVVSAPQAMPHWLETVREGTARTFREEVQCRRRDGSVFPADVTAVAFDLHGSTVILSILRDISLRKEAQKKIIRSEELYRTLFENTGTAMLVVDDDGTIRNANNEVETTFGYPKAALLSGEMRFDDITVPEERFGDLGAVAAKEGPDARFRGNIRLIDATGMYRDTFCTIARIPGTQQLILSIADQTGTRQSSLLLATVNEINQAVVYERDTGFLIQRVCSEFTALDEYYVIAISIIEGSGLVYRKISVEAYEPMHRAYLRSAGGADRATRSGLVEYDEWQETEGDERPIQVINFPMTADEEIIGAITVYLRPSVSITDPEIDTLGALANDIGFAIRSRRLEAEKLEALAQIEKNIEQLSIINDHIRNPLQVIVGYAVLDDWEHTEKVVDQAEEIDRIINRLDQGCLESSKIREYLIRHSGIHPGDDT; encoded by the coding sequence ATGGCCCTCTCCGTTTTGATCGGTTCGGTGTACCTGGTGCTGGTGACGACCATCATGGGCCCTGTTCCCGATGTGGTGATCAATGCCTACGGCCGTTCGGTGGTAATCGTTGCAGTGGGGGTCATCGTTTCCATCCTCTCGCTGCGGCTGAGCAGTGAAAAGGAGAAGTATCTCGGCCTTCTCGATGACCAGAATGACCTCGTTGCGATGATAGAGAGCGACGGGACCTACAGCTTTGTCAATGCCGCCTACTGCCGGTTCTTTGGCGCCTCCGCGGATGAGATCATCGGCATGTCCTATCATGAACAATACCCTCCTGAGGAGAGTGCCCTTCTCGATACGTTCTTCCGGAGCCTGAGCCCCTCACACCCGTCGGGGGTTATGGAACTGCGGGCCCGAGGTGCGGATGGCATCATGCGGATGTTCCAGTGGAACGTGAGCGGACATTTCGGCGAGAAGGGGAAGAGCGGCTCATACCTCTGCAGCGGGCGTGACATCACCTCGCTGCGGGAGATGGAAAAGGCGCTTCGTTCGTCAGAGGAGAAGTTCCGGGCCCTCTTCAGCCATGCCCGGGACGGCATCCTGGTCAATGGGCTCAATGACGACCTGACCTTCGATCCGTTCTTCGAGATAAACCGGTATACCCTGGATCTCTTCGGGTATGAGCGCGAGGAGATGGCTGTGATGACTCCCCTCGATCTGGTCGTGAGTGCCCCGCAGGCCATGCCGCACTGGCTTGAAACGGTCCGGGAGGGGACGGCCCGGACCTTCCGGGAAGAAGTACAATGCCGCCGCCGGGACGGATCGGTCTTTCCCGCGGATGTGACTGCCGTAGCCTTTGATCTCCACGGGAGTACGGTCATCCTCTCGATACTGCGGGATATATCCCTGAGAAAGGAGGCACAAAAGAAGATTATCCGGTCGGAAGAGCTCTACAGAACCCTCTTTGAGAACACCGGGACGGCGATGCTCGTGGTGGACGACGACGGCACCATCCGCAATGCAAACAATGAAGTTGAAACGACATTCGGGTACCCGAAGGCGGCGCTCCTCTCGGGAGAGATGCGGTTTGACGACATCACGGTTCCCGAGGAGCGGTTTGGGGATCTGGGTGCCGTTGCTGCAAAGGAGGGGCCCGATGCACGGTTCAGGGGCAACATTCGCCTCATCGATGCCACGGGGATGTACCGGGACACCTTCTGTACCATCGCCCGCATCCCGGGGACACAGCAGTTGATTCTCTCCATCGCCGACCAGACCGGGACCCGGCAGAGCAGCCTTCTCCTCGCAACGGTCAACGAGATCAACCAGGCGGTCGTCTATGAACGCGACACCGGGTTCCTGATCCAGCGGGTCTGCAGTGAATTTACCGCACTTGATGAATACTACGTGATCGCCATCTCCATCATTGAAGGGTCTGGCCTCGTCTACCGGAAGATCTCAGTCGAGGCCTATGAACCGATGCACAGGGCATATCTCCGTTCCGCCGGCGGGGCAGATCGCGCCACCCGGAGCGGCCTTGTGGAATATGATGAATGGCAGGAGACGGAAGGTGACGAGAGGCCGATTCAGGTGATCAACTTCCCGATGACCGCAGATGAGGAGATCATCGGGGCGATTACGGTCTACCTCCGGCCAAGTGTCTCGATCACCGACCCGGAGATCGACACGCTCGGCGCCCTTGCCAATGACATCGGGTTTGCCATCCGTTCACGGCGCCTCGAGGCGGAGAAGCTTGAGGCGCTTGCACAGATTGAGAAGAATATCGAACAGCTCTCCATCATCAACGATCATATCCGAAATCCGCTCCAGGTGATCGTGGGGTATGCGGTCCTCGACGACTGGGAGCACACGGAGAAGGTGGTCGATCAGGCGGAAGAGATCGACCGGATAATAAACCGCCTCGATCAGGGATGCCTGGAATCCTCAAAAATCAGGGAATATCTCATCCGGCACTCTGGCATCCACCCGGGCGATGATACCTAG
- a CDS encoding zinc metalloprotease — protein MQKMLDLIRPEERKDLIIACVALSLAFTLVFIRGGWTPVFLVVVFLSSVVTVGLGFILHELAHKFTAMKFGYWAAFRKDNQMLLIAVALAALVGVVFAAPGATMIYVPPGREMTKEENGKVSVAGPIVNLVLGAVFVVVLLTGAALALWPLVVLGTMGLSVNGMIAFFNLLPISILDGRKVIAWSPVVFAVLIILSLGMILLSSDFGGSLSMLLSLVS, from the coding sequence ATGCAAAAAATGCTCGACCTAATCAGGCCTGAAGAGCGAAAGGACCTGATCATCGCGTGTGTGGCACTGTCGCTCGCCTTTACCCTCGTCTTTATCCGCGGAGGGTGGACACCGGTCTTCCTGGTGGTCGTCTTTCTAAGTTCGGTCGTCACCGTCGGCCTCGGGTTCATCCTCCATGAACTCGCTCACAAGTTCACCGCAATGAAGTTCGGGTACTGGGCGGCGTTTCGAAAGGACAACCAGATGCTGCTCATCGCCGTTGCGCTTGCGGCCCTCGTCGGCGTGGTCTTTGCGGCCCCGGGTGCGACGATGATCTACGTCCCGCCCGGCCGGGAGATGACCAAGGAAGAGAACGGGAAGGTGTCGGTTGCAGGGCCTATTGTCAATCTCGTCCTCGGCGCGGTCTTCGTGGTCGTCCTCCTCACAGGAGCGGCCCTTGCCCTCTGGCCCCTCGTAGTGCTGGGCACCATGGGCCTCTCGGTGAACGGAATGATTGCCTTCTTCAACCTGCTGCCCATCAGCATCCTCGACGGCAGAAAGGTGATCGCCTGGTCGCCGGTGGTCTTTGCTGTCCTCATCATCCTCTCGCTCGGGATGATCCTGCTCTCATCGGACTTCGGCGGAAGCCTCTCCATGCTCCTGTCGCTTGTGTCCTGA
- the argB gene encoding acetylglutamate kinase, whose translation MKREEVLMEAMPYIQRFHGKTIVVKLGGHAMVDPKILDTVIQDIVLLRYVGMNVVVVHGGGPEITQKMEQMGKQPKFVAGLRVTDAETMEIAQMVLVGKINDGIVSLISKFGALGVGLSGNDGNLMFARKAGTRRVMVDDEEHEVDLGLVGDVEKINPGILEVLIGKGYIPVVSPVAIDRAGRSLNVNADTAASEIAIALGAYKLINLSDVDGVMNQTRTRTYQRLQVSEAARLIEDGTIVGGMIPKLEGCIKALMEGVSHAHILNGNRDHSLLLELFTDSGVGTMILRDGDHP comes from the coding sequence ATGAAACGTGAAGAAGTCCTGATGGAGGCGATGCCGTATATCCAGCGGTTCCACGGCAAGACGATCGTCGTCAAACTGGGGGGACACGCCATGGTCGACCCGAAGATACTGGATACGGTGATCCAGGATATCGTGCTCCTCAGGTATGTGGGGATGAACGTCGTCGTCGTCCACGGGGGCGGACCGGAGATTACCCAGAAGATGGAGCAGATGGGCAAACAGCCGAAGTTTGTTGCAGGGCTGCGGGTGACCGATGCGGAGACGATGGAGATCGCCCAGATGGTCCTCGTCGGCAAGATCAACGACGGTATCGTCTCTCTCATCTCGAAGTTCGGTGCCCTCGGTGTCGGGCTCTCCGGCAATGACGGCAACCTGATGTTCGCCCGCAAGGCCGGCACCCGGCGGGTCATGGTCGATGACGAGGAGCACGAGGTCGACCTCGGCCTCGTGGGGGATGTGGAGAAGATCAATCCGGGCATCCTCGAGGTCCTGATCGGAAAGGGCTATATTCCCGTCGTCTCCCCGGTGGCAATCGACCGGGCCGGGCGTTCCCTGAATGTGAACGCCGACACCGCCGCGTCGGAGATTGCAATCGCGCTCGGGGCCTACAAGCTCATCAACCTCTCCGATGTGGACGGCGTCATGAACCAGACCCGTACGCGGACCTATCAGCGTCTCCAGGTCTCCGAAGCGGCACGCCTCATCGAGGACGGGACCATCGTCGGCGGTATGATCCCGAAACTCGAGGGGTGCATCAAGGCACTCATGGAAGGAGTGTCTCATGCGCATATCCTCAACGGCAACCGCGACCACAGCCTTCTTCTGGAACTCTTCACGGACAGTGGTGTCGGTACGATGATCCTCAGGGACGGGGATCATCCCTGA
- the argJ gene encoding bifunctional ornithine acetyltransferase/N-acetylglutamate synthase, producing the protein MKSICAVEGVSCAGIKEGKYGLALIRASGTAAAVFTRNLFAAEPVHLMRERMAAGRLDGIIVNSGNANVYTGERGLADARRMAEIGAEALGTTPDMIGVASTGVIGRFMKMEIIERQAAAIAGGIRSDAAAEDAAAAAIMTTDLIPKHACARRDGFTVAGITKGSGMIAPNMGTMLGFVYTDAEVPAPVLQQMLTRAVDRSFNRVVVDGDTSTNDCVFVTATGMRGPADAEELYGALEEVCISLARQIARDGEGATKLIEVRVTGAAREEDAAEIARTVVGSPLVKTAVYGEDPNWGRIIGAAGRAGVAFDPNMATITIGEGDAEVVLARRGEILADDMVNPAALAAAKDLMKSDTVIFGFDLGAGAESASAWGCDLTEKYVEINGKYTT; encoded by the coding sequence ATGAAGAGCATCTGCGCAGTGGAAGGGGTCTCCTGCGCCGGCATCAAGGAAGGCAAGTATGGTCTTGCGCTCATCAGGGCGTCGGGGACGGCGGCGGCCGTCTTTACCCGCAACCTCTTTGCCGCCGAACCGGTCCACCTGATGCGGGAGCGGATGGCGGCGGGCCGACTCGACGGGATCATCGTCAACTCCGGCAATGCCAACGTCTATACGGGGGAGCGTGGGCTCGCCGACGCCCGCCGGATGGCGGAGATCGGTGCGGAGGCTCTCGGGACCACTCCGGATATGATCGGTGTCGCCTCGACGGGTGTCATCGGCCGGTTTATGAAGATGGAGATCATCGAACGGCAGGCCGCGGCCATTGCAGGAGGGATCCGGTCCGATGCGGCGGCGGAGGATGCAGCCGCGGCCGCCATCATGACGACGGACCTCATCCCCAAACATGCCTGTGCCCGGAGGGACGGGTTTACCGTTGCGGGCATCACCAAGGGCTCCGGGATGATCGCCCCGAATATGGGGACGATGCTCGGGTTCGTCTATACCGACGCAGAGGTGCCGGCACCGGTTCTTCAGCAAATGCTCACCCGTGCCGTCGACCGGAGCTTCAACCGCGTGGTGGTCGACGGGGACACCTCCACCAACGATTGCGTCTTCGTGACGGCGACCGGGATGCGGGGTCCGGCGGATGCGGAGGAGCTCTACGGGGCCCTCGAGGAGGTCTGTATCAGCCTCGCCCGCCAGATTGCCCGGGACGGCGAAGGGGCGACGAAACTCATCGAGGTGCGGGTGACCGGTGCCGCCCGCGAGGAGGATGCGGCCGAAATTGCCCGCACCGTCGTGGGATCCCCGCTTGTCAAGACCGCCGTCTACGGCGAAGACCCGAACTGGGGTCGGATCATCGGGGCCGCCGGACGGGCGGGGGTCGCATTCGACCCGAATATGGCGACCATTACCATCGGCGAGGGGGACGCGGAGGTCGTGCTGGCACGCCGGGGCGAGATCCTCGCCGATGATATGGTAAACCCTGCGGCACTCGCCGCCGCAAAGGACCTGATGAAGAGCGACACCGTGATCTTCGGGTTCGATCTGGGGGCGGGAGCAGAGTCCGCGAGCGCGTGGGGCTGTGATCTCACCGAGAAGTACGTGGAGATCAACGGAAAGTACACCACCTGA